Proteins encoded in a region of the Veillonella parvula genome:
- the argR gene encoding arginine repressor: protein MKRYRYNKIKEIVQSKAIETQEELAAALLEEGIEVTQATVSRDIKELMLIKIPTGDGHYRYALSPEENVVLSRSRINRLFQDSLIKVDHSLNQVVLHTIPGSAQSVAFSIDHAKWTEIIGTLAGDDTILLIAKSDAEVPAILAKIQDLMKD from the coding sequence ATGAAACGCTATCGCTATAACAAAATTAAAGAGATCGTGCAGTCCAAGGCGATTGAAACACAAGAGGAATTAGCTGCGGCTTTACTAGAAGAAGGTATTGAAGTTACACAAGCTACAGTTTCTCGTGATATTAAGGAATTAATGTTAATCAAAATTCCTACAGGCGATGGACATTATCGTTATGCATTATCTCCAGAGGAAAATGTAGTTTTATCTCGTAGTCGTATTAACCGACTATTCCAAGATTCTTTGATTAAGGTTGATCACAGTTTAAACCAAGTTGTATTACATACAATCCCTGGTTCTGCTCAATCTGTAGCATTTTCTATCGACCATGCAAAATGGACTGAAATTATTGGTACATTAGCAGGGGACGATACTATTTTGTTAATTGCAAAATCCGACGCTGAAGTTCCAGCAATTTTAGCGAAAATTCAAGATTTAATGAAGGACTAA
- a CDS encoding tRNA (mnm(5)s(2)U34)-methyltransferase, translated as MININNAVQFQHLIWDRCMENAKVVVDATCGNGHDLLYLSKRAQKACHLYGIDIQMKAIKTSKELLQSNDIAPEVSLTFIHDSHDLAVAHQLKDEVIDLMIFNLGYLPGGDHQVVTKPHQTIDAINEGLHKLSKSGVITIVAYPGTTEGFEEMQSLKSYLSDLDQKIYNICHWHPMNQIHNPPELFILQKR; from the coding sequence TTGATTAACATTAACAATGCTGTTCAATTCCAACATTTAATCTGGGATAGATGTATGGAAAATGCCAAAGTGGTAGTAGATGCTACATGTGGTAATGGCCATGATCTTTTATACCTTTCTAAACGGGCACAAAAAGCATGCCATCTATATGGAATTGATATTCAAATGAAAGCTATTAAAACTAGCAAGGAGCTTTTACAATCAAATGATATTGCGCCAGAAGTGAGTTTAACGTTTATTCATGACTCTCATGATTTAGCGGTAGCTCATCAATTAAAGGATGAAGTTATTGATTTAATGATTTTTAACCTAGGATATTTACCTGGAGGAGATCACCAAGTTGTAACAAAACCGCATCAAACCATTGATGCCATAAATGAAGGTTTACACAAACTTTCCAAGTCTGGAGTTATTACAATAGTTGCTTACCCTGGAACAACAGAGGGATTTGAAGAAATGCAGTCTCTTAAATCGTATTTATCAGATTTAGATCAGAAAATATATAATATATGTCATTGGCATCCGATGAACCAAATACATAATCCACCTGAGTTATTTATATTGCAAAAACGATAA
- a CDS encoding NAD(+)/NADH kinase — protein MRIGFFPNMGKSNIMAVLKMAAHICKDEGIEVFLPDDLESDAPARVLKIPETHILSRPEIFKQIDIAFSFGGDGTIIHLARQIYPYNVPVCGINLGELGFLNQIEIHQMQSHIKRIANGDYNIEKRGHLYAYIERHEGKEEELVPIINEIVITRAEPAKMARINMSINNQHTQMYPSDGLIISSATGSTGYNLSAGGPIMKPDNRSIIVTPVAPHLIQGVSLVLEEHDTIQITMPEREPQLHICIDGTFDYTFTNKETLHISSNPVYCLFVRFKDQCFFGTLFKKLASRRDELL, from the coding sequence ATGCGTATCGGATTCTTCCCCAATATGGGGAAAAGCAATATTATGGCAGTTTTAAAAATGGCTGCACATATTTGTAAAGATGAAGGTATCGAAGTATTTTTGCCAGATGATCTCGAATCAGATGCACCTGCACGAGTACTTAAGATTCCTGAAACTCATATTTTAAGTCGCCCAGAAATCTTCAAACAAATAGATATTGCCTTTAGTTTTGGTGGTGATGGTACCATCATCCATCTTGCAAGACAAATTTATCCATATAATGTACCTGTTTGTGGTATTAATCTTGGCGAACTAGGTTTTTTAAATCAAATTGAAATTCATCAAATGCAAAGTCATATTAAACGTATTGCTAATGGTGATTATAATATTGAAAAGCGCGGACATTTATATGCTTATATCGAACGTCATGAGGGTAAAGAGGAAGAACTAGTTCCTATCATTAACGAAATTGTTATCACTCGTGCTGAACCGGCTAAAATGGCTCGAATTAATATGTCCATAAATAATCAACATACGCAAATGTATCCATCGGATGGTTTAATTATTTCCTCTGCTACAGGTTCTACCGGCTATAATCTATCGGCTGGTGGTCCAATCATGAAACCAGATAATCGATCTATCATTGTCACCCCAGTAGCACCACATTTAATTCAAGGTGTAAGCCTTGTTTTAGAGGAACATGATACGATTCAAATTACAATGCCGGAAAGAGAACCACAATTACATATTTGTATTGATGGTACATTTGACTATACTTTTACAAATAAAGAAACCTTACATATAAGCTCTAACCCTGTATATTGTTTATTTGTACGATTCAAGGATCAATGTTTCTTTGGTACACTATTTAAAAAGTTAGCATCTCGTCGAGATGAATTGTTATAA
- a CDS encoding TlyA family RNA methyltransferase — protein MNNKERLDILLVNRGLFESREKAKAAIMAGLIFMDTTRIDKAGTKIPADANIIVKGNTLPYVSRGGLKLEKAIQTYPIDLHGAVMIDIGASTGGFTDCALQNGASKVFAIDVGYNQLAWKLRQDSRVINMEKQNIRTVTAEQIGELVDFISIDVAFISLDKVLPVATNLLKDTGSLVALIKPQFEAGKENVGKGGIVRDSEIHKEVLHRILHVAYDCGLYTHGLTFSPIKGMEGNIEFLGYFKKYEEGALTIDDTLIDTVVAEAHSL, from the coding sequence ATGAACAATAAAGAACGATTAGATATACTCCTCGTTAATCGAGGCCTTTTTGAAAGTAGAGAAAAAGCAAAAGCAGCTATTATGGCGGGCCTTATATTTATGGATACTACGCGCATAGATAAAGCAGGCACCAAGATTCCTGCGGATGCTAATATTATTGTAAAAGGCAATACCCTACCTTATGTAAGCCGTGGAGGACTTAAATTAGAAAAGGCTATTCAAACTTACCCTATCGATTTACATGGGGCTGTGATGATTGATATAGGAGCTAGTACAGGTGGTTTTACAGATTGCGCATTACAAAACGGTGCGTCTAAGGTCTTTGCCATCGATGTAGGATATAATCAATTAGCTTGGAAATTACGCCAAGATTCACGTGTAATTAATATGGAGAAGCAAAATATCCGTACTGTTACTGCTGAACAAATAGGTGAACTTGTTGATTTTATTTCTATTGATGTAGCATTTATTTCTTTAGACAAAGTTTTACCAGTAGCTACTAATTTATTAAAAGATACGGGCTCACTTGTGGCCTTAATAAAACCACAATTTGAGGCTGGTAAAGAAAATGTTGGTAAGGGCGGTATAGTGCGAGATAGTGAAATCCATAAAGAAGTATTACATCGTATTCTACATGTTGCGTATGATTGTGGATTGTATACACATGGCTTAACTTTCTCACCAATTAAAGGTATGGAAGGTAATATAGAGTTTTTAGGTTATTTTAAAAAGTACGAAGAAGGGGCCTTAACCATTGATGATACTTTGATTGATACAGTGGTTGCAGAAGCCCATTCATTATAG
- a CDS encoding divergent PAP2 family protein, which yields MIDILPQIAHNYIAQAAFWGWFTAQAIKFVWQLLRHGKFRPERLVGSGGFPSSHTSFVIATTTAIYLKNGVTDLFILSLVFSIVVMYDASGVRLEAGRQAQILNQIVDYFTKKNIPVVITRKEALKELLGHTPIEVFGGLILGILVAFIQFYCIYHGVI from the coding sequence ATGATTGATATATTACCACAAATAGCACATAATTATATCGCACAAGCTGCATTTTGGGGCTGGTTTACGGCTCAAGCTATCAAATTTGTATGGCAACTCTTAAGACATGGTAAATTCCGACCAGAGCGCCTTGTTGGATCTGGTGGTTTTCCAAGTTCACATACATCATTTGTAATTGCTACAACAACAGCGATTTACCTTAAAAATGGTGTAACGGATCTATTTATATTATCCTTAGTATTTTCAATTGTTGTTATGTATGATGCGTCTGGTGTACGATTAGAGGCAGGACGACAAGCTCAAATACTTAATCAAATTGTAGATTATTTTACCAAAAAGAATATACCTGTTGTCATTACACGTAAAGAAGCATTAAAAGAGTTGTTGGGACATACACCTATCGAAGTATTTGGTGGTTTAATTCTCGGTATTCTTGTGGCCTTTATTCAGTTTTATTGTATTTATCATGGTGTAATATGA
- a CDS encoding polyprenyl synthetase family protein has protein sequence MFKDYLASSKQNIEQWLGEVLNSPNQEFEQLYESMNYSLMQGGKRIRPILTKAVLEMLHKEPADYKEFLCAMECIHTYSLVHDDLPAMDNDDYRRGNLTNHKVYGEGLAILAGDGLLTYAFQLMTSNTVASAQQKLDAIQCVATAAGPEGMVGGQAFDLLSEDKHIPLEELKVLHTGKTGALFNASVELGLILGCANNTTRTFLMEYSNCLGLLFQITDDILDVTGTIEELGKTPGSDIRQHKSTYVSLLGLEQAKHQAYLVGSQAHDALNLVSYDTTILSALIDYLLERTN, from the coding sequence ATGTTCAAAGATTATTTAGCATCTAGCAAACAAAATATTGAACAATGGTTAGGCGAAGTACTTAATAGCCCAAATCAAGAATTTGAACAACTTTATGAATCTATGAATTATAGTTTAATGCAAGGTGGCAAACGAATACGACCTATTTTAACTAAGGCTGTGTTAGAAATGCTTCATAAAGAGCCAGCTGATTATAAGGAATTTCTATGTGCTATGGAGTGTATCCATACGTATTCATTAGTTCATGATGATTTACCAGCTATGGATAATGATGATTATCGCAGAGGTAATTTGACCAATCACAAAGTATACGGTGAGGGACTTGCTATTTTAGCCGGTGATGGGTTATTAACATATGCCTTTCAATTGATGACTTCAAATACAGTTGCTAGTGCACAGCAAAAACTAGATGCTATACAATGTGTTGCTACTGCGGCTGGTCCAGAAGGTATGGTTGGGGGACAAGCCTTTGATTTGCTCAGTGAAGATAAACATATTCCTTTAGAAGAATTAAAGGTTTTACATACTGGTAAAACAGGTGCACTATTTAACGCTTCTGTAGAATTAGGTCTTATTCTTGGATGTGCTAATAATACCACGCGAACATTCCTTATGGAATATTCTAATTGCCTGGGATTATTATTCCAAATTACTGATGATATTTTAGATGTAACCGGTACTATTGAAGAATTAGGGAAAACACCCGGTAGTGATATTCGCCAACATAAATCTACCTATGTATCTTTACTAGGTTTAGAGCAAGCAAAACATCAAGCCTACCTAGTAGGTAGCCAAGCTCATGATGCGTTAAACTTGGTTTCTTATGATACAACTATACTATCAGCATTAATTGATTATCTTTTAGAACGTACGAATTAA
- the xseB gene encoding exodeoxyribonuclease VII small subunit, whose amino-acid sequence MAASLKSYEKKYKALEDIVKQLDDGDMTISELLSQYKKGLTLVKECAEMLDSVENEVQQIIEEVRISE is encoded by the coding sequence ATGGCCGCATCACTAAAAAGTTATGAGAAAAAATATAAGGCCTTAGAAGATATTGTTAAGCAATTAGATGATGGGGATATGACCATTTCTGAGCTTTTATCACAATATAAAAAGGGCTTAACTTTGGTAAAAGAATGTGCTGAAATGCTCGATTCTGTTGAAAATGAAGTACAACAAATTATCGAAGAAGTCCGCATCAGCGAATAA
- the xseA gene encoding exodeoxyribonuclease VII large subunit, giving the protein MNVLTITQLNNLIKRTLDCEYLLKNVYVSGTIINAKRHSSGHMYFSLKDEESAIDVTMWSSTVMQKGLANAIQNGLLVTVKASVNFYNKMGRLNLIASDMQIGAKSPLQLEFDALKRELTALGYFDDSHKVGLPYMASCIGIVTSQSGAVLHDILHVSKQRNPLVQFKLFSVPVQGSTAGPIIAKGIATADADPDIDVIIVGRGGGSMEDLWCFNDRAVVEAIYNAHTPIISAVGHETDYTLCDYVADVRGATPSHAAEMAVLPITILQDQLTEKEEYLHEYIRYTLQQKRTDLTLLFNRKLGIPALQFLHKQKSHLQELSQTLTNATKERCNAERHSLALLAQQLESLNPLQMMIKGFAKVEHDNKPITSVAQLQPNDDIRVTLADGYITATVKEAHKDGRITKKL; this is encoded by the coding sequence GTGAATGTATTAACCATTACACAATTAAACAATCTCATAAAACGTACCTTAGATTGTGAATATCTATTAAAGAATGTATATGTAAGTGGTACCATTATTAATGCAAAACGTCATAGCAGTGGTCATATGTATTTTTCTTTAAAAGATGAGGAATCTGCTATTGATGTGACAATGTGGTCTAGTACCGTCATGCAAAAGGGACTAGCTAATGCCATTCAAAATGGTTTATTAGTAACTGTAAAAGCATCTGTTAACTTTTACAATAAAATGGGCCGTTTAAATCTCATTGCATCAGATATGCAAATAGGTGCTAAAAGTCCGTTACAGCTCGAATTTGACGCTCTAAAACGAGAGTTAACTGCTTTGGGGTACTTTGATGATAGCCATAAAGTAGGTTTACCCTATATGGCGAGTTGCATTGGTATTGTTACATCCCAATCTGGTGCTGTATTACATGATATTCTACATGTTAGTAAACAACGCAATCCACTAGTTCAATTTAAATTGTTTTCCGTTCCTGTACAAGGTAGTACCGCAGGCCCAATTATAGCAAAAGGAATTGCTACGGCAGATGCTGATCCAGATATTGATGTCATCATCGTTGGTCGTGGTGGTGGATCTATGGAGGACTTGTGGTGTTTCAATGATAGAGCTGTTGTAGAGGCAATTTATAATGCTCATACACCGATTATTTCGGCGGTAGGTCATGAAACAGATTACACCTTATGTGATTATGTAGCTGATGTACGTGGTGCTACGCCTAGCCATGCTGCAGAAATGGCAGTACTTCCAATTACTATATTACAAGATCAGTTGACAGAAAAAGAAGAGTATTTACACGAATATATACGCTATACACTACAACAAAAACGTACAGATTTAACATTGCTCTTTAATCGAAAACTTGGCATTCCAGCTCTGCAATTTTTACATAAGCAAAAATCACACTTACAAGAGCTTTCTCAAACTCTAACTAATGCAACTAAAGAACGATGTAATGCAGAGAGACATAGCTTAGCATTATTGGCACAACAGTTAGAGTCACTAAATCCATTACAAATGATGATTAAAGGTTTTGCAAAGGTTGAGCATGATAACAAACCTATTACTTCGGTTGCCCAATTACAACCAAATGACGATATACGAGTTACACTAGCTGATGGTTATATTACTGCTACGGTAAAGGAGGCGCACAAGGATGGCCGCATCACTAAAAAGTTATGA
- a CDS encoding metallohydrolase, whose product MKRYYLGIDTSCYTTSCAIVDSDFHIVGEARKILEVKLGERGLQQSNMVFQHTKALPKLMSELPQVPISGIGVSGFPRREERSYMPAFMVGLGQGQTLSHLMNVPLHIFAHQENHILAALRDLKNIPNDPFLALHLSGGTTELLYCHYQGNGIFESHIVGGSRDLQGGQYVDRIGVALGLPFPAGKHLEALALQTTEYEPLPSSVKDGWISFAGPCSAAMRRINNAMSDIDKSKLARAVFTSIGNALEKMITYHTKEKPVRALIAVGGVMSNSLLRKRMETYCKRNHLQLHVAQPQFSVDNATGNAFGAAYLQESRG is encoded by the coding sequence ATGAAACGATATTACTTAGGCATTGATACGAGTTGTTACACCACAAGTTGTGCCATTGTAGATAGCGACTTTCACATAGTAGGGGAAGCACGTAAAATCTTAGAGGTAAAACTGGGTGAGCGAGGACTACAACAATCAAATATGGTCTTTCAGCATACAAAGGCGTTGCCTAAGTTAATGTCAGAGTTGCCTCAGGTACCAATTAGCGGCATAGGTGTTAGTGGCTTTCCGCGCCGTGAAGAACGCTCTTATATGCCTGCCTTTATGGTCGGGTTAGGACAGGGGCAAACCTTGAGTCATCTTATGAATGTGCCTTTACATATTTTTGCACATCAAGAGAATCATATATTAGCTGCTTTGAGGGATTTAAAAAATATTCCTAATGACCCATTTTTGGCATTACATCTATCAGGTGGCACGACAGAACTATTATATTGCCATTATCAAGGAAACGGTATTTTTGAATCTCATATCGTTGGTGGTTCTAGAGATTTACAAGGGGGACAATATGTTGATCGCATAGGCGTCGCGTTGGGCTTACCATTTCCTGCAGGTAAACATTTAGAGGCATTAGCATTACAAACTACAGAATATGAACCATTGCCATCATCTGTAAAAGACGGATGGATTAGCTTTGCCGGTCCTTGTAGTGCTGCTATGCGGCGTATAAATAACGCTATGAGTGATATAGATAAATCTAAGTTAGCTAGAGCTGTTTTTACTTCCATTGGAAATGCTCTAGAAAAAATGATTACTTATCATACTAAAGAGAAACCTGTACGTGCACTCATTGCTGTAGGTGGTGTGATGAGTAATAGTTTACTTCGTAAGCGGATGGAAACCTATTGTAAACGAAATCATCTCCAATTACATGTGGCGCAACCACAATTCTCTGTTGATAATGCCACAGGTAATGCTTTTGGTGCTGCTTATTTACAAGAATCTAGAGGATAA
- the nusB gene encoding transcription antitermination factor NusB, whose translation MVTKRNRREARQYAFQMLYANEFHTDQNDVQFPEGNIHKAMDKAYANSIIEGVLSNVEAIDATLQPFCKSRKVANLDKVDRSILRIAVWEMNNKVEPLEPSIAINEAIQLAKEFGSDASYKLINAILDAYNKSK comes from the coding sequence ATGGTAACTAAGCGAAATCGGCGAGAGGCTCGTCAATACGCATTCCAAATGTTATATGCCAATGAATTTCATACTGATCAAAATGATGTTCAATTTCCCGAAGGAAACATTCATAAAGCAATGGATAAGGCATATGCAAATAGTATTATAGAGGGTGTACTATCAAATGTTGAAGCAATTGATGCTACATTACAGCCATTCTGTAAATCTCGTAAAGTAGCAAATTTAGATAAGGTGGATCGTTCTATCTTACGTATTGCAGTTTGGGAAATGAACAATAAAGTGGAACCTTTAGAGCCATCTATTGCTATTAATGAAGCCATTCAATTAGCTAAAGAGTTTGGCTCTGATGCATCTTATAAATTAATTAATGCAATCTTAGACGCATATAATAAGAGTAAATAA
- a CDS encoding Asp23/Gls24 family envelope stress response protein, which yields MSSDNQLNYGLDTDTIDIADSVIIDVATKTLGTIPGIHSLSPRFYDELVEGITHAFGQRSLPGINVKHRKGFIEINIYIKALYGYNLIELSKQLQLEIKQTLKNMLDLDHIKVDVHIEGIVKEKEPVLHGN from the coding sequence ATGAGTTCAGATAATCAATTAAATTATGGTTTAGACACGGATACCATTGATATTGCAGATTCTGTCATCATTGATGTAGCAACAAAAACTTTAGGAACCATTCCTGGTATTCATTCTTTAAGCCCACGCTTTTACGATGAGTTGGTAGAGGGTATTACCCATGCTTTTGGTCAGCGTAGCTTACCTGGTATCAATGTAAAGCATCGTAAAGGTTTTATTGAAATTAATATTTATATTAAAGCATTGTATGGATATAATCTCATTGAATTATCGAAACAATTGCAATTAGAAATCAAACAAACCTTAAAAAATATGCTAGATCTTGATCATATTAAGGTTGATGTGCATATTGAAGGTATTGTAAAAGAAAAGGAGCCAGTTTTACATGGTAACTAA
- a CDS encoding Asp23/Gls24 family envelope stress response protein: MTKKNTELESGKIKINDDVYATIVTMTALDTKGIHHMSSTFNDGVNTFFRRKSDHEGVKISFNDEGAISVTLYVCIQYGYRIPDVVLRLQERIKTALVSYTEIEVQTIDVVVQDIIFDDLVTPQQP; the protein is encoded by the coding sequence ATGACCAAGAAAAATACTGAACTAGAGTCGGGTAAGATTAAGATTAATGATGATGTATATGCTACAATTGTAACAATGACAGCGCTTGACACAAAGGGAATTCATCATATGAGTTCCACCTTTAATGATGGCGTTAACACTTTTTTTAGACGTAAATCCGATCATGAAGGTGTTAAGATATCCTTTAACGATGAAGGAGCAATATCAGTTACACTATATGTGTGCATTCAGTATGGATATCGTATTCCTGATGTTGTTTTACGTCTACAAGAGCGCATTAAAACTGCTTTAGTCTCTTATACAGAAATTGAGGTTCAAACTATTGATGTAGTTGTACAAGACATTATTTTTGATGATTTAGTAACACCTCAACAGCCATAG
- the efp gene encoding elongation factor P, translating into MISSNDFRPGVTVEIDGNVWQVVDFQHVKPGKGAAFVRTKMKNLQTGSVVERTFNAGEKVPKAHVDRRRMQYLYESDGSYTFMDNETYDQVELTLEQLGDAKNFLLENMEVSIMFFQGIVIGIDLPVAVELRVVETDPGIRGDTATGGNKPAVLETGYTVKVPLFIEVDDVLRIDTRTGQYIERA; encoded by the coding sequence ATGATTTCCAGTAATGATTTTCGTCCAGGTGTAACCGTTGAAATTGACGGTAATGTATGGCAAGTAGTTGATTTCCAACACGTTAAACCAGGTAAAGGTGCTGCATTCGTACGTACTAAAATGAAAAACTTGCAAACTGGTTCTGTAGTTGAGCGTACATTTAATGCAGGTGAAAAAGTGCCTAAAGCACATGTTGATCGTCGTCGTATGCAATACTTATATGAATCTGATGGCTCTTATACATTCATGGATAACGAAACTTATGATCAAGTTGAACTTACCCTTGAACAATTAGGTGATGCTAAAAACTTCCTTCTTGAAAATATGGAAGTATCCATCATGTTCTTCCAAGGTATCGTAATCGGTATTGATTTACCTGTAGCTGTTGAACTTCGCGTAGTTGAAACAGATCCTGGTATCCGTGGCGATACTGCAACTGGTGGTAATAAACCAGCCGTATTAGAAACAGGCTACACTGTAAAAGTACCTCTCTTCATTGAAGTAGATGATGTACTTCGTATTGATACTCGTACAGGACAATACATCGAACGTGCCTAA
- a CDS encoding M24 family metallopeptidase, translating to MNGLNLLQQYIKEQELTGVILISPINLHYFAGFTGTTGFAIITQDKAFMITDFRYTEQATKQCEGYTVIQYETTVMDTLVDIFNEHHIHEGLFGIEGKQMPVDTYETLCDTLDERFNFTSINFAKLRAVKREDELDLLRKAAKIGDDAFAALLPQLKVEMTENEARIILESEMLKRGSEEPSFATIVASGNRSSMPHGVASDKVIEAGDFVTFDFGAVYKGYHSDMTRTIVMGPASELQKKLYGIVLEAQKRGVAAVRAGITGKELDAVCRDYIKEHGYTKEFNHGTGHGVGLEIHEEPVANTKSDTVFTENMIITVEPGIYITGTIGLRIEDSVIVKSDGYEVLTHSPKELIEIGI from the coding sequence ATGAATGGATTAAATCTGCTACAACAGTATATTAAAGAGCAAGAATTAACAGGCGTCATTTTAATAAGCCCTATAAATCTACATTATTTTGCAGGCTTTACTGGTACTACAGGCTTTGCTATCATTACTCAAGATAAAGCCTTTATGATTACTGATTTCAGATATACTGAACAAGCAACAAAACAATGTGAAGGGTACACAGTTATTCAATATGAAACAACTGTTATGGATACTCTTGTAGATATATTCAATGAACATCATATTCACGAAGGTTTATTCGGTATAGAAGGCAAACAAATGCCTGTGGATACGTATGAAACTTTATGTGATACATTAGATGAACGCTTTAATTTTACATCTATCAATTTTGCAAAACTACGTGCGGTTAAGCGTGAAGACGAATTAGACTTATTGCGTAAAGCCGCTAAAATTGGTGATGATGCTTTTGCTGCCTTGCTACCACAACTAAAGGTAGAGATGACAGAAAACGAAGCGCGCATTATATTAGAATCAGAAATGTTAAAACGTGGATCAGAGGAACCTTCCTTTGCAACCATTGTTGCTTCTGGTAATCGTTCTAGTATGCCTCATGGTGTAGCCAGTGATAAGGTCATTGAAGCAGGTGATTTTGTTACCTTTGACTTTGGTGCAGTATATAAGGGTTATCATTCTGATATGACTAGAACTATTGTAATGGGGCCTGCCTCTGAATTACAAAAGAAGCTGTATGGTATAGTTTTAGAAGCACAAAAACGTGGCGTAGCTGCAGTTCGGGCTGGTATTACTGGTAAAGAACTTGATGCAGTTTGTCGTGATTATATTAAAGAACATGGATATACCAAGGAATTTAATCATGGTACTGGACATGGCGTAGGTCTTGAGATTCACGAAGAACCAGTAGCCAATACTAAATCCGATACGGTATTTACAGAAAATATGATCATTACGGTAGAACCTGGCATTTATATAACAGGTACTATCGGATTGAGAATAGAGGATAGTGTCATCGTCAAATCTGACGGCTATGAGGTGTTGACACATAGTCCAAAAGAGTTAATTGAAATAGGTATTTAG
- a CDS encoding pseudouridine synthase has protein sequence MRLDKLLANKAYGSRKEVHQIIKDRRVTINGSITTKKDTHIDIDVDIVAVDGKIVSTTQLYYVKFHKPKGYVTAVEDSSHPVVMDLLPPEFIKMGVVPVGRLDKDTEGLLLLTNDGVWGHSIINGNKHVPKVYYVEFEGTLSDEGIQRIKEGILLGDGTQCKPAEIEFVSLHSVHVTIEEGKYHQVKRMIGAAGGTVTYLKRLTIGHIDLSGIEEVGSAMELTVEQIEGFKK, from the coding sequence ATGCGACTAGATAAATTATTAGCCAATAAAGCTTATGGTAGTCGAAAAGAAGTCCATCAAATCATAAAAGATAGAAGGGTTACCATCAATGGTAGTATAACAACGAAAAAAGATACTCATATTGATATTGATGTTGATATAGTTGCTGTTGATGGTAAGATTGTTAGTACTACTCAACTATATTATGTAAAATTTCATAAGCCAAAGGGCTATGTTACCGCCGTAGAAGATTCTAGTCACCCTGTTGTTATGGATTTACTCCCTCCAGAATTCATAAAAATGGGAGTAGTTCCAGTAGGCAGATTAGATAAGGATACAGAAGGACTTTTACTATTAACTAATGATGGTGTGTGGGGACATTCTATCATCAATGGTAATAAACATGTGCCTAAGGTTTATTACGTAGAATTTGAAGGAACGCTATCTGATGAAGGTATACAACGTATTAAAGAGGGAATTCTTCTTGGAGATGGTACGCAATGTAAACCGGCAGAAATTGAATTTGTATCGTTACATTCAGTACATGTAACAATTGAAGAAGGTAAGTATCATCAAGTTAAGCGCATGATTGGTGCTGCAGGTGGTACTGTAACATATTTGAAACGTCTTACGATTGGTCATATTGATTTAAGTGGCATTGAAGAGGTTGGTTCTGCAATGGAATTGACCGTTGAACAGATAGAGGGCTTTAAAAAATAG